One window of the Pseudomonas sihuiensis genome contains the following:
- the gbcA gene encoding glycine-betaine demethylase subunit GbcA, translating to MDCTQNLSLGDPLEPVRKATAQMLNERDHSFSLPQPFYSDERLFQVDMQEIFHKEWLIAGMTCEIPAKGNFLTLQIGDNPILVIRGAEGQIHAFHNVCRHRGSRLCVSDKGKVAKLVCPYHQWTYELDGRLLFAGTEMGADFDLKDYSLKPVQCKTAGGYIFISLAENPPAIDEFLATLAHYMEPYDMENTKVAVQTTLMEKANWKLVLENNRECYHCNGSHPELLNTLLEWDDVTDPRASQAFKDQVAECTTRWDKDKIPYAHASFGLRNRIVRMPLLKGTVSMTMDGKPGCKKLMGRITDPDLGSMRILHLPHSWNHCMGDHMIVFTVWPISAQQTMVTTKWLVHKDAVEGVDYDVARLRQVWDATNDQDRRLAEENQRGINSTAYQPGPYSKTYEFGVINFLDWYSERLLNNLGDTPAQSLRQVAGE from the coding sequence ATGGACTGCACCCAAAACCTGAGCCTGGGCGACCCGCTGGAGCCCGTGCGCAAGGCCACCGCACAGATGCTGAACGAACGCGACCACAGCTTCTCGCTGCCGCAGCCGTTCTACAGCGACGAACGCCTGTTCCAGGTCGACATGCAGGAGATCTTCCACAAGGAATGGCTGATCGCCGGCATGACCTGCGAAATCCCGGCCAAGGGCAACTTCCTCACCCTGCAGATCGGCGATAACCCGATTCTGGTCATTCGCGGCGCCGAAGGGCAGATCCATGCCTTCCACAACGTCTGCCGTCACCGTGGCTCGCGCCTGTGTGTCTCGGACAAGGGCAAGGTCGCCAAGCTGGTATGCCCTTACCACCAGTGGACCTACGAGCTGGACGGTCGCCTGTTGTTCGCCGGTACCGAAATGGGCGCCGACTTCGACCTCAAGGACTACAGCCTGAAACCGGTGCAGTGCAAGACCGCCGGCGGCTACATCTTCATCTCCCTGGCGGAAAACCCGCCAGCCATCGACGAGTTCCTCGCCACCCTGGCGCATTACATGGAACCCTATGACATGGAGAACACCAAGGTGGCTGTGCAGACCACCCTGATGGAAAAGGCCAACTGGAAGCTGGTGCTCGAGAACAACCGCGAGTGCTACCACTGCAATGGTTCGCACCCGGAACTGCTCAACACCCTGCTGGAATGGGATGACGTCACCGATCCGCGCGCCAGCCAGGCGTTCAAGGATCAGGTCGCCGAGTGCACCACTCGCTGGGACAAGGACAAGATCCCCTATGCCCACGCCAGCTTCGGCCTGCGCAACCGCATCGTGCGCATGCCGCTGCTCAAGGGCACCGTATCCATGACCATGGACGGCAAGCCCGGCTGCAAGAAACTCATGGGCCGCATCACCGACCCGGACCTGGGCTCCATGCGCATCCTGCACCTGCCGCATTCGTGGAACCACTGCATGGGCGACCACATGATCGTCTTCACCGTGTGGCCGATCAGCGCGCAGCAAACCATGGTCACCACCAAGTGGCTGGTGCACAAGGATGCCGTCGAAGGTGTCGACTACGACGTCGCCCGCCTGCGCCAGGTGTGGGATGCCACCAACGACCAGGACCGCCGCCTGGCCGAGGAAAACCAGCGCGGCATCAACTCCACCGCCTACCAGCCGGGCCCCTACTCCAAGACCTACGAGTTCGGCGTGATCAACTTCCTCGACTGGTACAGCGAGCGCCTGCTCAACAACCTTGGCGACACCCCAGCGCAATCGCTGCGCCAGGTAGCGGGCGAGTGA
- the thiI gene encoding tRNA uracil 4-sulfurtransferase ThiI, whose protein sequence is MKLIVKVFPEITIKSRPVRKQFIRQLGKNIRSVLRDLDPELRVTGVWDNLEVETDLNDPKLLAEMTERLRNTPGIGLFLEVNEYPLGDLDEITEHCKRHYADQLPGKIFAVRCKRGGKHGFSSIDVERHVGSRLRLECGAAGIDLKKPDVEVRMEIRDQRLFVVHNRHEGLGGYPLGSLEQTLVLMSGGFDSTVAAYQMMRRGLVSHFCFFNLGGRAHELGVMEVAHYIWQKFGRSQRVLFVSVPFEEVVGEILGKVDNSQMGVILKRMMLRAATRVAEKLQIEALVTGEAISQVSSQTLTNLAVIDSATDMLVMRPLIASHKQDIIDTATQIGTAEFAKNMPEYCGVISVNPTTKARGYRVEKEEAQFDMAILERALERATLLPIDRVIDELGKDVQVEEVREALAGQIVIDIRHPDAAEDEPLDVPGVEVQALPFYALNNKFKELDENRQYLLYCDKGVMSRLHAHHLLSEGHANVRVYRPA, encoded by the coding sequence ATGAAGCTGATCGTCAAAGTTTTCCCGGAAATCACCATCAAGAGCCGCCCGGTGCGCAAGCAGTTCATCCGCCAGTTGGGGAAGAACATTCGCTCCGTGCTGCGCGATCTTGACCCCGAACTGCGGGTGACCGGTGTCTGGGACAACCTCGAGGTCGAGACCGACCTGAACGATCCCAAGCTGCTGGCCGAGATGACTGAACGCCTGCGCAACACGCCGGGCATCGGTCTGTTCCTCGAGGTGAATGAGTACCCGCTGGGCGATCTGGACGAGATCACCGAACACTGCAAGCGCCACTACGCCGACCAGTTGCCGGGCAAGATCTTCGCCGTGCGCTGCAAGCGCGGTGGCAAGCACGGGTTCTCCTCCATCGACGTCGAGCGTCATGTCGGTTCGCGCCTGCGTCTGGAGTGCGGCGCTGCCGGCATCGACCTGAAGAAGCCGGACGTCGAAGTGCGCATGGAGATTCGCGACCAGCGCCTGTTCGTGGTGCACAACCGTCATGAAGGCCTCGGCGGTTACCCGCTGGGCTCGCTGGAGCAGACCCTGGTGCTGATGAGCGGCGGCTTCGACTCCACCGTGGCGGCTTACCAGATGATGCGTCGCGGCCTGGTCAGCCACTTCTGCTTCTTCAATCTCGGTGGTCGTGCCCACGAATTGGGCGTGATGGAAGTGGCGCACTATATATGGCAGAAGTTCGGCCGCTCGCAGCGCGTGCTGTTCGTCAGCGTGCCGTTCGAGGAAGTGGTCGGCGAGATTCTCGGCAAGGTCGACAACAGCCAGATGGGCGTGATCCTCAAGCGCATGATGCTGCGTGCGGCTACTCGGGTCGCTGAAAAACTGCAGATCGAGGCGCTGGTCACCGGTGAGGCGATCAGCCAGGTATCGAGCCAGACCCTGACCAACCTGGCGGTGATCGATTCGGCCACCGACATGTTGGTGATGCGCCCGCTGATCGCCAGCCACAAGCAGGATATCATCGACACCGCCACACAGATCGGCACCGCCGAATTCGCCAAGAACATGCCCGAGTATTGCGGCGTGATCTCGGTCAATCCGACCACCAAGGCGCGCGGCTATCGCGTGGAGAAGGAGGAGGCGCAGTTCGACATGGCCATCCTCGAGCGTGCCCTGGAGCGCGCCACCCTGCTGCCCATTGATCGGGTGATCGACGAGCTGGGCAAGGACGTTCAGGTCGAGGAAGTCCGTGAGGCCCTGGCCGGGCAGATCGTCATCGACATCCGTCATCCCGATGCCGCCGAAGACGAGCCGCTGGACGTGCCGGGTGTCGAGGTGCAGGCGCTGCCGTTCTACGCGCTGAACAACAAATTCAAGGAACTGGATGAGAACCGCCAGTACCTGCTGTATTGCGACAAGGGCGTCATGAGCCGCCTGCATGCCCATCACCTGCTGAGCGAGGGGCATGCCAATGTGCGCGTTTATCGTCCGGCATAG
- the typA gene encoding translational GTPase TypA produces the protein MIENLRNIAIIAHVDHGKTTLVDALLRQSGTLERNELNDERVMDSNDQEKERGITILAKNTAIKWNDYRINIVDTPGHADFGGEVERVMSMVDSVLLVVDAQDGPMPQTRFVTKKAFEAGLKPIVVINKIDRPGARPDWVMDQIFDLFDNLGATDEQLDFQVVYASALNGIAGLDHENMAEDLTPLYQAIVDHVPAPNVDLDGPFQMQISALDYNSFLGIIGVGRIARGKVKPNTPVIAIDVDGKKRNGRVLKLMGHHGLHRVDVEEATAGDIVCVSGMDQLFISDTLCDINHVEAMKPLTVDEPTVSMTFQVNDSPFCGKEGKFVTSRNIKERLDKELLYNVALRVEEGDSADKFKVSGRGELHLSVLIETMRREGFEMGVGRPEVIIREVNGVKQEPFENVTIDIPEESQGKVMEEMGLRKGDLTNMSPDGKGRVRLEYNIPARGLIGFRNQFLTLTNGAGILTSIFDRYDTVKPGSMSGRQNGVLVSIDTGKALTYSLETLQARGKLFVEHGQEIYNGQIVGLNSRDNDLGVNPTKGKKLDNMRASGKDETIALVPPVRFTLEQALEFIQDDELCEVTPKSIRLRKKILDEGERTRAAKKANKA, from the coding sequence GTGATCGAAAATCTACGCAACATCGCCATCATCGCCCACGTCGACCATGGCAAAACCACCCTCGTCGACGCCCTGCTGCGTCAGTCCGGCACCCTGGAACGTAACGAGCTCAACGACGAGCGCGTGATGGACAGCAACGACCAGGAAAAAGAGCGCGGCATCACCATTCTGGCGAAGAACACCGCCATCAAGTGGAACGACTACCGTATCAACATCGTCGACACCCCCGGCCACGCCGACTTCGGTGGCGAAGTTGAGCGCGTAATGTCCATGGTCGACTCCGTACTGCTGGTGGTTGACGCCCAGGACGGCCCGATGCCGCAAACCCGCTTCGTGACCAAGAAGGCGTTCGAAGCCGGCCTCAAACCGATCGTCGTGATCAACAAGATCGACCGTCCGGGCGCGCGTCCTGACTGGGTCATGGATCAGATCTTCGACCTGTTCGACAACCTCGGTGCCACCGACGAGCAACTGGACTTCCAGGTCGTCTACGCCAGCGCCCTGAACGGCATCGCCGGTCTCGACCATGAGAACATGGCCGAAGACCTGACCCCGCTGTACCAGGCCATCGTCGACCACGTACCGGCTCCGAACGTCGACCTCGACGGCCCGTTCCAGATGCAGATCTCCGCACTGGACTACAACAGCTTCCTTGGCATCATCGGCGTTGGCCGTATTGCCCGTGGCAAGGTCAAGCCGAACACCCCGGTCATTGCCATCGATGTCGACGGCAAGAAGCGTAACGGCCGCGTCCTCAAGCTGATGGGTCACCACGGCCTGCACCGCGTAGACGTCGAAGAAGCCACCGCTGGTGACATCGTCTGCGTCAGCGGTATGGATCAGCTGTTCATCTCCGACACCCTGTGCGACATCAACCACGTCGAAGCGATGAAGCCGCTGACCGTTGACGAGCCGACCGTGTCGATGACCTTCCAGGTCAACGACTCGCCGTTCTGCGGTAAAGAAGGCAAGTTCGTCACCAGCCGCAACATCAAGGAGCGTCTGGACAAGGAGCTGCTGTACAACGTGGCCCTGCGTGTTGAAGAAGGCGACAGCGCCGACAAGTTCAAGGTCTCCGGCCGTGGTGAGCTGCACCTCTCGGTACTGATCGAAACCATGCGTCGCGAAGGCTTCGAAATGGGCGTTGGCCGTCCGGAAGTAATCATCCGCGAAGTCAACGGCGTCAAGCAGGAGCCGTTCGAGAACGTCACCATCGACATCCCTGAGGAATCCCAGGGCAAGGTCATGGAAGAAATGGGGCTGCGTAAGGGCGACCTGACCAACATGTCGCCGGACGGCAAAGGTCGCGTGCGCCTGGAATACAACATCCCGGCTCGCGGTCTGATCGGTTTCCGTAACCAGTTCCTGACTCTGACCAACGGCGCCGGCATCCTGACCTCGATCTTCGACCGTTACGACACCGTCAAGCCGGGCAGCATGTCTGGCCGTCAGAACGGCGTACTGGTCTCGATCGATACCGGCAAGGCCCTGACCTACTCCCTGGAAACCCTGCAGGCGCGCGGCAAGCTGTTCGTCGAGCACGGCCAGGAAATCTACAACGGTCAGATCGTCGGCCTGAACAGCCGCGACAACGACCTGGGCGTGAACCCCACCAAAGGCAAGAAGCTCGACAACATGCGTGCTTCGGGCAAGGACGAAACCATCGCCCTGGTTCCGCCGGTTCGCTTCACCCTGGAGCAGGCTCTGGAATTCATCCAGGATGACGAGCTGTGCGAAGTGACGCCGAAGTCGATCCGTCTGCGTAAGAAGATCCTCGACGAAGGCGAGCGCACCCGCGCTGCCAAGAAAGCCAACAAGGCCTGA